The DNA segment acttatattattattatctattgCGTATTTTTCAGCAAAGAATAAAGCTGATAAGGCAGATGAGGTTAGTGATGCAAAATATCCTGGAGGTGGATATGGAGGGTATCCTGGAGGTGGCTATGGAGGATATCCTGGTGGCGGATACGGCGGTTATCCAGGAGGCGGATATGGAGGCTATCCAGGAAGGGGGTACGGTGGATATGGAGGCTATATAGGAAGGGGAAACGGTGGATATCCGAGAGGTGGGTACAGAGGCTACCCCGGCGGTGGATATGGCGGTTACCCCGGTGGAGGCCGTTATGGCGGCTATCCTGGTGGAGGCTACGGCGGTGGTTATCCTGGTGGAGGTTATGGTGGTGGACACCCTTGACGTGGTTTCGGTTGTTGAGGTCGGAGGTTATATACGTACTATGGGGGTTGCAGTTGTTGTTCAAATATTCAGTACGAAATTTGATGTAGGAAAATATATACTATGGTCTAAGTACGTTCCTTGCAATATAGTCATATAGCTAGACTTGGTTACTTGAAAGTTCGCAAATAAATTGCGAGTGGTGTCCATGATAGGCACACATAACATAAGGGCATATACAGTGGGAGCTTTTTGAAGCTCCCACGGTGCCACTTGGAACAATTGAAAAAGCTCCTCCCACTCCTCCCATAGTGGGAGGAGCTTTTTCAACTATAAGACAAAGGGCTCTCTTGAATTCGAGCGCcatttgtcttttttttttaattatttaaaaaatatttttttattatttaatgatAAAAGCTTGCCAGCCGTTTTTTTTGTTctgttttttgtgttttttttttgttctgttttttttataacgttaattttattttgttttgtgttttttttaaattgtatTTTTAGTGGTTGTAATTTTATCCTATAAATAtacatcaaatttttttaaatatatatataaatttcaactaataaaaataatagttattttttattaaatataattaatgaatattaaaaataaattcattatAAATTACGTATACATGAATATATTAAATGTATATATTGATAGTACAAATTAATAgtgtttttattaaataatagtTGAGATATTTGAAATGAGTGTGGGGTACATAAAAGAATTGTTTGAGGTTTTTATTATAGTGAAGAGTTGAATGAAATTTTTTGCACAAAAGAGTGATGTGGAGAGGTTTACTATTGTGGATGTCCTAAGGGAACATGCATTTCGATACACGTGTACAAGTGTGATTGTGTGTTTAAATCCATATAATACAGTAATCATATCTCTTTTGTATAAATTTATACATGGATATATTTCCAGCATATACattctaataaataaataaagagtaCATTAATAGTACCTTGTTAATGCATTTGCAGATCTGCTCAagaaaattaaatgttattaaaataataaataaaaagcaAGTATTTTTAAACACATTTGGTTTTCATCATGTTTGGTAGAAACTTTCTAATCTTTTTCCGTATGTACGTGTGCTAGTGTTTTTATTGCAACtattgaaaaaattgaaaaatatttttattttaaataaaaacagttaatcctataaataaaaatgaaaattatatattttttctaaaattatattaatcacTTATATTACTTTaacttgaaaattttcatatgtGTCCACattttcttttaaatttaaactacgtactttatatatataattgtatcATTTTATTTGTTATATGCCTTTTTCTCTTAgcgaataaaaatattttctcattttATTCAATCTCAATGATTTTACTTTCTTGGTCATCAATGATTCATGTctcatataattttaatttttggtgaTTTTTCAATGAGTATTATTCGATCTTAACATTATTCACAACGACAAGTAAATCAATAattcattttttataaatagtttcaaatttcaaaaaaaaatcggAAAAATCGTAGTCAAATTTTACCGATCCTACACTTTTAACATTATTTTGAATTaccttttattttattacatttgaaattacaagtcaccataataaattatttgatttttcaatatcatcaataatgttgatatattttatccaTTTTTAGAACTTCTAATAAATTATATGAAGATAACGATTTTTTGTTTTATCTCACCACTCGTTTTTCTTAATTATTA comes from the Henckelia pumila isolate YLH828 chromosome 1, ASM3356847v2, whole genome shotgun sequence genome and includes:
- the LOC140874805 gene encoding uncharacterized protein isoform X2, with the protein product MGLKKVIFFLGFFLASYLLVPSEMAAARELAETSSTLDTTKNKADKADEVSDAKYPGGGYGGYPGGGYGGYPGGGYGGYPGGGYGGYPGRGYGGYGGYIGRGNGGYPRGGYRGYPGGGYGGYPGGGRYGGYPGGGYGGGYPGGGYGGGHP